TCTGCTGGAACAGGAAGGAGGCAGGCTGACGTGAGCCCGGGGGCAGGCTCGGGCAGGACTGCCCCCTCCCCGCTTCCCAGCCGGGGGGGCCTCCAGACAAGCCTGCCCCTGCCCGCCACCCTGGCAGCAGCCTGCTCCCCTCCGGTGGCCTCTCCAGGGGGCTGAGCCATGGGCAGAAGGAAGGGCGGGAGCCGACGCGGGAGCCCGGGGCTCTTCGGGCTGGGCCAGGGGAGGAAGCCAaggccctggggggcagggggaggggcgcCCCTCCAGCCCTGTCATTCCACCCGTGGCCTGGGAGCACGCCCCTCTCCTCAGCGGGGCGCCTGGGCCTCACGCCTTCCTTAGAAAAACGTGGGTGTGCTGCGAGGGGGTTCGGGCAGGAAAGGAAGCGACTCGTGGTGGCCTAGCACATTCCCGAGTGTGGCccctgttgccctgagctgtggcactGGCCAGGGCCACCACGCCATCTTTACATCTGAATTCTTCAAAGCCCGTGGGGGGAAAATGGTTGGCTTTCCCTCTCCACCTCCCACGCTGGCCTCTCTGACCCCCGGGCAGGCTGCCGGCTGActcaggggtgtgtgtgcatgtgtgtgtgtgtgtgtgtgtgtgtgtgtgtgtgtgtgtgtgtgtgtgtgtgtgtttgtgtgtgttggaggggtgCAGACTCTAACAGGGAAGGCACAGCGTTGCCCACGGGGGCCAAGTCCTGCCTGGGGAAGgcggggaggagaaggaagctAGCGGCGCCCCCGCCCGGTGTCTCCTGcggcccaggcctccctccccgaCCAGGGTCTGGCTGCCCTGGGTGAGGGATGAGGGACACGAGGCCGAGCCACACggcaccccagcccccaggcctgggagcGCCACCGGGGAGGCCCAGAGCACGGGCACGGGGGCTGGCCGAGCCCTCCTGACGGCCCTCCTCGCCCCGCCTCCCAGGCACACCCACCATGTGGCCCCTGTGGCTCCTGGCGTCCCTGCTGGCCCTGAGCCAGGCCCTGCCGTTTGAGCAAAAAGCCTTCTGGGACTTCACCCTGGACGACGGGCTGCCCATGCTGAATGACGAGGAGGCTTCGGGTGCCGACTCGACCTCGGGCATCCCGGACCTGGACGCCCTCCCGCCCACCTTCAGTGCCATGTGCCCTTTCGGCTGCCACTGCCACCTGCGGGTCGTCCAGTGCTCTGACCTGGGTCAGTCCGGTGGGACGGACGTGGAAGGGAGTGGGCGGGCGGGCATCCTGATGGCGGTGTGGGAGGGCGGCCGTCTGTCTGCGCCGGGCGGTCCGTGCCAGCGCGCCCCGTGGCACTCCGGCGCCGTGGCCGCGGCCGCGGCTCCCGCGGGTGACGGCGGTGCTGGCCCCCAGGTCTGAAGGCCGTGCCCAAGGAGATCTCGCCCGACACCACCCTGCTGGACCTGCAGAATAACGACATCTCCGAGCTCCGAAAGGACGACTTCAAAGGCCTCCAGCACCTCTACGTAAGCCCATCCCGGCCCCTCCGGAGGGGCTGCGAGGAGCTGGCAGGCCCGCAGCCAGGGGCTGGGTCCGCCTGGGTGTGGACCCATGCATGGGATGTGCAGGCGGGTCAGGGGCACATGTGCGGGTGTCAGCAGCCAGAAGTGGAGGACAGggtcccccagccccactccctctGGGACTGAAAACATTTCGTCTCGTGGGTTCCTGCCAGCAGCACAGGAAGAAAGAGGGCATTGCAGCCAAGGCGCCAACGGGGAGAGCGGGCGGGGTGGGGCCTGAGCGCTGGCTCCCCGCGTGGCCCTCTGCCCGCGAGCACACCCGGATCGCCTCGAGGCCCAGCTGGGGCCCACACATCCGTGAAGCGCCACCATGGAGCTGGGTGGCACGGAGGGGGTAGGGAGGGAGaggcgcgggcgggcgggcgggcgggcggggcggggggagcgcGGGCGCCGTCACTCCGGCCCCCTCGCTGCCTCAGGCCCTCGTCCTGGTGAACAACAAGATTTCCAAGATCCACGCGAAGGCCTTCAGCCCcctgaggaagctgcagaagctCTACATCTCCAAGAACCACCTGGTGGAGATCCCCCCCAACCTGCCCAGCTCCCTGGCGGAGCTCCGCATCCATGACAACCGCATCCGCAAGGTGCCCAAGGGCGTCTTCAGCGGGCTGCGCAACATGAACTGCATCGGTGAGCGAGCGAGGCCCGGCCCGCCGCGGGCCTCGACCCGGCGGCCGGCAGGAACGAGTCGGGCAGCAGGGCTCCTCCAGCCGGAGCCGCCGGGGGCTGGGCCGTCCAGGGCAGCCAGGGGCAAAGCCGGGGGCCTCGGGGACCCTTCTGGAGACTCGTCTAGAGGCATGCCCCAGAGCTGCCAAGGCACGGCGACCAGAAACCAGGGGCCTGCGGggcaagggaagggaagggaaagggccAGGACAGTCGAGCAGCCCGGGGCGGGGCCAGCCCGAGCCAGGAAGATGACCGGCCCCGGGGACATGCGGGCGGATGCCCAGCCCGAGCTCCAGGGCTGAGGGGGCCTCTCTCCTAGAGATGGGTGGGAACCCCCTGGAGAACAGCGGCTTTGAACCTGGAGCCTTCGATGGCCTGAAGCTCAACTACCTGCGCATCTCTGAGGCCAAGCTCACTGGCATCCCCAAAGGTAGGAAAGCACAGATGGGCAGCGGTGGGGGGCCTGGAGCCATCTGGTGCCTCGCAGCCTACTCAGGGAGGGCTTTGGCAGCGCCTCTCCCCACCTGGACCCAAGCTGGGCTCCCTGCTCCAGCAAGCTTGGGAGCGTGCACGCACCCACTtgcgtgcgcgcgcgtgcgcgcagACACGCGGCACCGGCGCACACACGCggcctcccctcctgccttcaGCTGAGAGCATCCTCTTTTCCTGGCAGACCTCCCCGAGACTCTGAACGAACTCCATCTGGACCACAACAAGATCCAGGCTATCGAGCTGGAGGATCTGCTCCGCTATTCCAAGCTGTACAGGTGGGCTAGGGGCCCGAGTGGGTGCCACGGCACCCCAGCCCCACGCGGCCTGTGGGCCCAGCCCCACCAGCCGGTTCTCCTCTGGCCTTTCAGTATATCCCATCCCCCCCTTCACAGGCtgggcctaggccacaaccaGATCCGCATGATCGAGAACGGGAGCCTGAGTTTTCTGCCCACCCTGCGGGAGCTGCACTTGGACAACAACAAGCTGTCCAGGGTGCCTGCTGGCCTCCCCGACCTCAAGCTCCTCCAGGTGAGAGCCGCCGGGTGGGCAGGCCCTGGCGCCGGGCTCTCTAAGGCTGGGGGCCGGGAGAGCCTGTGTCCCCAGGGCAGGTCTTCAGCCCGGGCCCCTCCTTGCTGGGGCCCCGCACAGGCCCGGTCTGGGCGGAGCACAGCGGGACCTCGAGGCCAGGACAGCCCTTCCTTGGGGCCGAGGATCCGTGCTGAGGAAGACGACAGGGAGAGGGGGGGCTCcctgggaagaagaggaggacgGGGCGCGGGCAGAGAGGGTTCTCTCGGGTGACTGGCAAGTCAGCCACCCGTCTGGgtgagaaaggggggagggggcacacgGATCCGTGGCCAGACAGGGACAGTCCAGCGCAGGCAGTGCGCCGAGGTGGGGGTACCGGGCCTTGCCTGGGGTCCTCCCAGGGGCCCCTTTCCCTACCCGAGCTGTCAGTCACGCAGGCGAACTTGGCCTTACTtggccctgctctgggcctcagtcttctCCTCAGACCCATTCCCGTGTGCCAGGAGGCCCGCCCTTCTCCCTGTCCCGCGTGGGGACAGCCCACCTGCCAAGGCAGCGCCCCCTTGCCAGGCCGAGCGCGCCCCCTAGCGGCCGTGTCCGCTCCGCGTCCAAGGAGCGCTGCCCTGCTGTCCTTACTCCCTGGCCTCCtgtcccccagcctctcccatgGAGAAGGCTTTCAGGGACTTGGCGGGTGGGGGGGTGTGCTAGAGAGCCAATGCCACTGAGGCCTGGTGAGGCCAAGGTGCCCTCTTTCCCGCATggacagccccaccccaccccccatgccccACAGACTCCTCACCTCACAGCCACCCCGCCTGAGCCCCTTATCCCAGCCCTCCGTCCCCCATCCATGCCAAGAGCCGCCCGACAACCATACCCGAGCCTCGGTTTGCTCTTGCAAACCGTGGGAGAATCACCTCCAGGCCCTCAAAGGGCCGCGTGGATGCAACACAAAGAAACGTGGCCCAGGAGGGGCTGGTGGTGGGGACACAGCCggagggagggcgggggaggggcagagcctgagcgccacccctctgcccccaggtgGTCTACCTGCACACCAACAACATCACCAAGGTGGGCGTCAATGACTTCTGCCCGGTGGGCTTCGGGGTCAAGCGGGCCTATTACAACGGCATCAGCCTCTTCAACAACCCCGTGCCCTACTGGGAGGTGCAGCCGGCCACCTTCCGCTGCGTCACGGACCGTCTGGCCATTCAGTTTGGCAACTACAAAAAGTAGAggcagccgccgccgccgaggTGGCCTGGGCCGGGTCTCTGGGGAGCACAGCGGATGtcctgatgggggggggggtagagCAGGGGAGCGCCGGGTGCCCAGCCGCAGCCCACCAAGCCCCACCCTTGGTCCCCAGCCCCCATCACGTGCCCCCTGTCCCCCATCATAGCCATGCAGAGGCACCCCCACCAAGCTTTCTTCCCATTCACCCCAAAGCCAAATTGTCTGAGGCTCCAGTCCAAGGAACATTGTCCGGCTGAACACACCCCGCCTGCCTGCCACACCTCCCTCCTCGTGCCCTTCCAGCGTCCAACCCTCCTGCTACCCTGTCCTCCTGTGTCCCCCGCCAGCCTGCAGCCAGTTCATGGCCCATCCATCTGAGCCTCCCTGCTCTACAGGCCCCCGGCCCAgtcctctccctctgtctctgtctccctgtctGTCCGCTCTCATCCTCCTTCTCGTCTTTCACATCCTCGGGCTGGGTCTGGTCCTTGTCTCGCTGGGTGGGCTGGGCCGTGGTCCCCACGGCCCCCCTCCCAGCCGGCCCCACCCAGGCCTGGAAGATGCTCGAAGAGGCCGGTAGGTGGAGGTAATGCGCCCCCTGCAAGCTCCATCTTCAAGAGGGGAGCCCTGGACTCAGCCAGACCCTGAGAGTCTGTCTCCTGGGAGGGACCAGCATGCCACTGGAGTCCCCAGCCCACTTGTCATGTCCCCCTTGCCCCACGATGGCTAGGACTCCCGTCCCCTTGCCTTCCAGTCCTTGGTGTGGTGGGGGTTGCCAGCGATCGCGCCCAGCTTGAGGAGGGGCTGCTTCTGAGGTCGATCGCTGTCTTTCAATTAAAGAAACACTGTGCAATACGTGTGTGTGCTACCTCTTGGCGTGGCCTGGGGACCCAGAAGAAGAGGGAGCCACGAGGGGCCGCTGGGGCCGCTGAGGCCGGCTCCCAGGCTCCGCCTCTCCGTGCCCAGGCCCAGCCTCGGGCTGCCTGTTGGCCGCTTCCCCTGCCTTCCAGGCTCGGGGCTGGACAAGAAGGCCCCAGGCGGCCAGCAGAAGGTCCCAGGGGgaccccttctcctcccttctaGGCACTTCTAGGGCCCAGGCTATACTCAGAGCAGAGCATTTGCCGAGCACCTGCCAGCGGCAGAGCGCCAGGCCCGACCCCTTCCACTGAGAGGGGAGCAGGGGCGTCCTGGGAGGCCCTGCTTGGCTGTCTGGACCGGGCTTGGGGGTTCAGAACTTGGTGGGATTTGGGCTGTGGGCAGAGCTCTGTGCCACCCCCACGTCGGCACCAGGGGGCGCACTCTCAGGCTGGCCAGGCCTCACGGGCACAGGCGGAGTGCTGTGTGTGCCCACCTGTGCTGGCTCGGCCTGGCTCCCAGCTCAGCGTCCACCCAAGAGGTCACCCTGTGAGCCAGCAGAGCCAAGCCCCGGGAGCAGCGTGTGGGCGCTGGCTCCCAAGACGGGATCCAGGGCACAGCCCATGAAGCCTGCACACTGGCGACCCAGGTCTCTCCCATAAAGGGCAGCATGGCGGGGGACAGTCCCCAGAGCAATGCCCCTCCGATGGCGAGCCCAGCGGGCTGCGCAGGCGGCAGACTACATCCTGGCTGCTCTCCCCCCGTCCCACACGAGGGGCCTCTGCTCGGGTGGCGGGAGCCAGGCCTTCCCTGGGCAGCCGTGGGTCACCAATGAAAATGGAGCAGACGAGGCTGCGGGAGTGCCAGCCCAGGAGAGAAGGAGCCAGAGGCGCTGTGCTGGCTCCACGCACAGAGCACCGTGCCCTTCTGCCTGGCCTGGCCCCGGCGCATCCGGCGTCCCCGGGTTTCTCCTTTTGGGGATGGGAGGCGCCACTCGGCGTTGTGGCCCAGCGATAGAATGTCACCCATCGGCATCATAGCACTATTCTGGGCCATGTGCTCCACGGCCCGGCAATCTCTGCTGAGCTGGGCAGGCTCAGGGCAAGGGCACTGGCGGGGAGCCAGGAGTCAGGGCCTCGGTCGAGTCCCCTCGCTGGCGGGAGGAGGGGCGGCCGGCACAAGGGCCTGGCGAGACAGAAACGCGGCGCCCTCAGGCTGTTTCCTGGTGGGCAGGTCCAGCTCAGTCGGGGCCCCTGGTGCCATGACAAGCGGGTAGGACCGGTGTAATAATGCCGGTGGTACAGAGGAGACCCCCTGAGGCTAGGCTCCAGGGAAGGCAGCCCAGGAGCCCCGTGGGTCACCCCACACAAGAGGGGACAGCGCCCTGCAGGCAGGACCCACCCTCTCTCCGGACTGGAGTGTGGCTGTGAGGCACCCAGGGGCCCCTGCTGGCACCAGGGAGGTGAACGGGGCCACACCCTGCGAGGGCTCGTGGGTCAAGATTGGAAGGGAGGTCTCAGGACCCAGAGCTGTCGGGCAAAAGCAAACGGCCTGTAGCAACATCCCGACAGGCGACGCGAGCAGCCCTCCTACATTTGCACGAGGCCCACGTGGAGCTCAGGGGAGAGAGCTGCGGCCGGCAAGCCCCAGGGGGCGAAGCTGCAGAGGGCTGGGAGGCTCCACCGTGAGCCGCCGTGGCCGTCGGAGCAGCGCAAGGGGCGCACTTAGAAAGAAGCCTCTGCCACCCCGGGAAGGCGGCAGGAAAGGTGGCAGCGGGAGGGGCTGATCTTGACTTGCATAGGAGCAGGCGCTTGGGTGCCGACTGTACTCTGGGGGAacggaggggaggggcaggggaggggggtggcctGAAGTAGGCGTGGGGGGGTGGCTCAGAGGCAGAGGGCCGGCTGGGGCAGTCacacgcgcgcgtgcacacacacacaccctcacactcgCACACACAGGGCAATGAAAGTCAGGGCAGCGGCTCCGGGAGGGGAGGGCTGTTCCGGGAAAGGAGAGGCCACCCAGGAGCTGACTCTGAGTGAcgcggggctggggtgggggacatTTCTGAGGACTTACTGCAGGTCAGGTGCCTCTGGACGTGGCAGGGCCCAGCTGGAGCCTAAGCTGAATCCACTGCTTAGGTTTAAACGAGTCAGGGCTTGTCAGAGGGGGCAGCCAGCCAGGTGTCCACAGGCCCCGGCTGGGGACGAGGGCAGGGCACCTAGAGGGACGACACCTCCTTGAAGGGGCTGCTCTgagaactgggggggggggggcagtgttcAGCCATCGCTGGCCCTGCTCCCGTGGGCTCCGggctccaggctggggagggcagggcgTGCAGGAAGAGGCAAAGACGGCCCCGCTCTGGACACGCGGGGCAGGGCACCAACGCTAGGGGTGGCACAGAGCCACTGTGGCCCCAGACAGCCGACGCAGCCCCGGAGCTGAAGGGCTGCAGCGCCTGGGGCCAAGGGGCCGCCGGGGCAGGAGACGGAATGCTTGGGCTGAACCCACTGTTCCTGAGCACGAGAGAGGCAACCCTGGTTTCCAAAGCCTGGGGGTGGAGTCCACTGAGGCTGAGCACCCGGGAGGCCAGAGGGGAGGTGTGCGGCGGGCAGGGCGCTGTGGAGCCTGGGCCCCCTTCTCTGGGGCCACGAGCAGGCGGCTTCAAGCAGAGATTGGGTCTCTCACATTCCTGGAGGCCACAGGTCCAAAACGTGGGTGTCAgtagggccatgctccctctgaaaacTCTAGGGGAGGGTCCCGCCTCTCCCAGGCAGGGGTGGCTCCATGTGCGCCTTGGCTTGTGGCCGCGCCACTCGGATCTGTGCCTGGTGCTCCCACGGCCTccagtctgtgtctgtgtctccacGCCCTCCCGGCTCCCTCTTATCGGGACACTTATCACTATATCTGGGGCCCCGGATAATACAGGATCATCTCGCCATCTCAGGACCCTGCAAAGTCCCTGTTTCCACACAAAGTGCCAGTcctgtgctgggggctgggatgtctctcgggggggggggcgcatTTCAGCTCCAGGGTGCAGGTGAATGCTGGCCCCGGGAGGTCCAGGCCCGCTGGTGACCCCAGAAGCTAGGGGACAGTGGCTGTCATCTCGGTCAGGGAGGCAGTGTGATGAAGAGGGGACCCTGGGACCCAGCCTGAGGTTCCCCCACATCAGGGCTGAGCTGAGGATGACTGTCCCCAGAGGAGGCTGTGACAGCCACACCAAAAGTGGCAGGAGCGGAACAACCGGCCAGGGGAGGGGGTAACAGCTGCAGGGACCGACGGAGAGGAGTGGCCTGGGGACAGGCGGTGGCCGAGGACTTTGTTTTTAGAATGAGGGCTGAAGAGGGCCAGAGGCAGGTGGTGAGAGAAGGCGGAGTCAGTAGGAAACGGAGATCCCGAGAACCGGAGTCCGGGGCGGGGGCTGGAGGCAGACTGTTCTTGGCTTTGTTTCGCAGGCCCAGGATGTCTTTGAGGTGGTCCCGAGAGGACAGAGCTGACAGGGAGCCAGTGACAGTGTACGAGTGAAGGACAGTGGCCAAGACCCGAGGCCccgaggaggcaggagagggcaaGGACACAGTGGGAGCCGGGCAGGGTAACAGGGAAGGAACGGGGGAGGGTGCAGGGCAGCAGGGAGGCCCAGACCAGACCAGGCCCTTCCCCTTCCACACCCCCGGCCCTGGGCCTCCCCGAGCTGCTCCCGAAGCATTTCCACACGGAAGAACTCTCTAGAGAagctctccccacccacccctgtaCATTCGGAGAAGCCAAGAGGGCTGGCCAATGAGCACAGGGCCCCCGGGGACGCTGGCATGGTTTGCCTGGTGCCCAGGCTCCCTCACTCCCAGGGCTGGGCCCTCCCTCTCAGCCTCAGGGCCAGGGACCAGCTGACTCCGACCACACAAAGGGGGCCATCCCCTCTCCTGGCCCATTCATGGCTTGGATACCCGTTTGCTAGAAACTGGGGGGCTTTCAGGACACCTGTGGCTCTGTCT
Above is a genomic segment from Sus scrofa isolate TJ Tabasco breed Duroc chromosome X, Sscrofa11.1, whole genome shotgun sequence containing:
- the BGN gene encoding biglycan isoform X2; translation: MWPLWLLASLLALSQALPFEQKAFWDFTLDDGLPMLNDEEASGADSTSGIPDLDALPPTFSAMCPFGCHCHLRVVQCSDLGLKAVPKEISPDTTLLDLQNNDISELRKDDFKGLQHLYALVLVNNKISKIHAKAFSPLRKLQKLYISKNHLVEIPPNLPSSLAELRIHDNRIRKVPKGVFSGLRNMNCIEMGGNPLENSGFEPGAFDGLKLNYLRISEAKLTGIPKDLPETLNELHLDHNKIQAIELEDLLRYSKLYRLGLGHNQIRMIENGSLSFLPTLRELHLDNNKLSRVPAGLPDLKLLQVVYLHTNNITKVGVNDFCPVGFGVKRAYYNGISLFNNPVPYWEVQPATFRCVTDRLAIQFGNYKK
- the BGN gene encoding biglycan isoform X1, coding for MWPLWLLASLLALSQALPFEQKAFWDFTLDDGLPMLNDEEASGADSTSGIPDLDALPPTFSAMCPFGCHCHLRVVQCSDLGLKAVPKEISPDTTLLDLQNNDISELRKDDFKGLQHLYALVLVNNKISKIHAKAFSPLRKLQKLYISKNHLVEIPPNLPSSLAELRIHDNRIRKVPKGVFSGLRNMNCIEMGGNPLENSGFEPGAFDGLKLNYLRISEAKLTGIPKDLPETLNELHLDHNKIQAIELEDLLRYSKLYRWARGPSGCHGTPAPRGLWAQPHQPVLLWPFSISHPPLHRLGLGHNQIRMIENGSLSFLPTLRELHLDNNKLSRVPAGLPDLKLLQVVYLHTNNITKVGVNDFCPVGFGVKRAYYNGISLFNNPVPYWEVQPATFRCVTDRLAIQFGNYKK